The following proteins are encoded in a genomic region of Molothrus aeneus isolate 106 chromosome 14, BPBGC_Maene_1.0, whole genome shotgun sequence:
- the IDS gene encoding iduronate 2-sulfatase, with amino-acid sequence MAAARLCLCLFLCLLRLPRDAFAAGSAAAGPGAGRGPGDGMNVLFIIVDDLRPVLGCYGDKLVKSPNIDQLASQSMVFSNAYAQQALCAPSRVSFLTGRRPDTTRLYDFYSYWRVHAGNYSTMPQYFKENGYMTLSVGKVFHPGVSSNYSDDYPYSWSIPPFHPSAEKHENDKTCRGKDGKLHANLVCPVNVTEMPGGTLPDIQSTEEAIHLLNVMKTTRQKFFLAVGYHKPHIPLRYPQEFLKLYPLENITLAPDPWVPKKLPSVAYNPWMDIRQREDVEALNVSFPYGPLPDDFQRRIRQSYYAAVSYLDVQVGLLLSALDDAGLSNNTIVVFTADHGWSLGEHGEWAKYSNFDVATRVPLMFYVPGMTTSPISQEARVFPYLDPFSHIGGSVPQGQSKKVVELVSLFPTLAELAGLQVPPACPKMSFGVVLCTEGRSIAHYFNISEGKVEQGKEGCDGTERCFNEEPVALSQYPRPADTPQWNSDKPRLKDIRIMGYSMRAIDFRYTLWVQFDPSNFSANFKNVHAGELYMMDNDPNQDYNIYNNTSHGWLFKKITDFLKH; translated from the exons ATGGCGGCGGCGcggctctgcctgtgcctgttcctgtgcctgctgcGGCTGCCCCGTGATGCCTTCGCGGCCGgctcggcggcggcggggcccggagCTGGGCGTGGGCCCGGGG ATGGCATGAATGTCTTGTTTATAATTGTGGATGATCTGCGTCCTGTGTTGGGCTGTTATGGAGATAAGCTTGTGAAATCTCCCAACATTGATCAACTTGCTTCCCAAAGTATGGTGTTCAGCAATGCATATGCCCAG CAAGCCCTGTGTGCTCCCAGCAGAGTTTCATTTCTCACTGGCCGCAGGCCTGACACCACCCGGCTCTACGATTTCTACTCCTACTGGAGAGTCCATGCAGGAAACTATTCCACCATGCCCCAGTATTTCAAGGAAAATGGCTACATGACCCTGTCTGTGGGGAAAGTTTTTCATCCTG GAGTTTCATCCAATTACAGTGATGACTATCCCTACAGTTGGTCCATTCCACCCTTTCATCCTTCAGCTGAAAAGCATGAGAATGATAAG aCTTGTAggggaaaagatggaaaactTCATGCAAACTTGGTGTGCCCAGTGAATGTGACAGAAATGCCTGGGGGGACTCTGCCTGATATTCAGAGCACTGAGGAGGCCATACACTTACTGAATGTCATGAAAACCACCAGGCAAAAGTTCTTCCTGGCTGTTGGTTACCACAAGCCACACATCCCACTGAGGTACCCACAG GAATTTCTCAAGTTGTACCCCTTGGAAAATATCACATTGGCCCCAGATCCCTGGGTGCCTAAGAAGCTGCCTTCTGTGGCATACAACCCCTGGATGGATATCAGACAGAGGGAAGATGTGGAAGCATTAAATGTTAGTTTCCCTTATGGACCACTTCCAGATGATTTCCAG CGGCGGATTCGTCAGAGTTACTATGCAGCAGTTTCCTACCTGGATGTGCAAGTTGGCCTGCTTCTGAGTGCTTTGGATGATGCAGGACTCTCAAATAACACAATAGTAGTTTTTACTGCTGATCATG GGTGGTCCCTGGGAGAGCATGGTGAATGGGCAAAGTACAGCAATTTTGATGTTGCTACCCGAGTGCCACTGATGTTTTATGTCCCAGGAATGACAACTTCCCCTATCAGTCAAGAAGCAAGAGTCTTCCCCTACCTCGACCCTTTTAGCCATATTGGAGGCTCAGTACCTCAAG GGCAAAGTAAAAAAGTGGTGGAGCTGGTGTCTCTGTTTCCAACACTTGCAGAGCTCGCTGGCCTGCAGGTCCCTCCTGCATGCCCAAAGATGTCATTTGGTGTTGTGCTGTGCACGGAGGGGAGAAGCATTGCCCACTATTTTAATATCTCTGAAGGAAAGGTGgagcaaggcaaggaagggtgTGATGgcactgagaggtgttttaatgAAGAACCTGTTGCTCTCAGCCAGTATCCCCGGCCTGCAGACACTCCCCAGTGGAATTCTGACAAGCCAAGGCTGAAGGACATCAGGATCATGGGTTATTCCATGCGTGCCATTGACTTCAGGTACACTCTGTGGGTTCAGTTTGATCCCAGCAACTTCAGTGCTAACTTCAAGAATGTGCATGCAGGAGAGTTGTACATGATGGACAATGACCCAAACCAGGATTATAACATCTATAACAATACTTCACATGGTTGGTTGTTCAAAAAAATTACTGACTTTCTAAAGCACTAG